The following proteins are co-located in the Bradyrhizobium sp. AZCC 2176 genome:
- a CDS encoding RNA polymerase sigma factor yields the protein MSAFRQSVEAMIPALRRYARALARDADIADDLVQDTLVRALRSERLFLGGDVRSWLYTILTNLNKNRRRSLARRPQFMPLLDNNPDASGTEAEGRDIARALATLVEEQRSVLLLVMLEGLSYREVADIQGVPIGTVMSRLARARAHVKASLEGERTALRRVK from the coding sequence ATGAGCGCGTTTCGTCAAAGTGTCGAAGCCATGATTCCGGCGCTCCGCCGCTATGCACGGGCGCTCGCGCGCGATGCCGACATCGCCGACGATCTGGTGCAGGATACGCTGGTGCGCGCGTTGCGTTCGGAACGGCTGTTTCTCGGCGGCGACGTCAGGAGCTGGCTCTATACGATCCTGACCAATTTGAACAAGAACCGGCGGCGGTCGCTGGCGCGGCGTCCGCAATTCATGCCGTTGTTGGATAATAACCCGGACGCCAGCGGCACCGAGGCGGAGGGCCGCGACATTGCGCGGGCGCTTGCGACGCTGGTGGAAGAACAGCGCTCGGTGCTGCTGCTCGTGATGCTGGAAGGACTGAGCTACCGCGAGGTCGCCGACATCCAGGGCGTGCCGATCGGCACCGTAATGTCCCGGCTTGCCCGCGCCCGCGCGCATGTCAAAGCTTCGCTCGAGGGCGAGCGCACGGCGCTGCGGCGGGTGAAATGA
- a CDS encoding anti-sigma factor family protein, with the protein MTDRNIPVTEDELHAYVDNELPAERRGDVEAWLAAHPDDAARVQSWRAMAEALHVRYDSVIDEAVPKRLEIERLAQQPRKWVYAAIAATLAAFIIGGGVGWLARGATAAPSAFQNLTVHAIEAHRLYVVEVRHPVEVPGSERSHLQQWLTKRCGWVVRAPELAGAGLKLVGGRLLPGSAGPASFMMYESASGERFTIYTAKSGAEATQMRYAAEGKESTLFWADDGVVYAVVSTGVDRGRLTQIAQAVYDQMEKKS; encoded by the coding sequence ATGACCGATCGCAACATTCCCGTCACCGAAGACGAGCTGCATGCTTACGTCGACAACGAGCTGCCGGCGGAACGCCGCGGCGATGTCGAGGCGTGGCTCGCTGCGCATCCCGACGATGCCGCGCGGGTGCAGTCGTGGCGCGCGATGGCGGAGGCGCTGCATGTGAGGTACGATTCGGTTATCGACGAGGCGGTGCCGAAGCGGCTCGAGATCGAGCGGCTGGCGCAACAGCCGCGCAAATGGGTGTACGCCGCCATCGCGGCCACGCTGGCGGCGTTCATCATCGGCGGCGGCGTCGGCTGGCTCGCGCGCGGCGCGACCGCTGCGCCCTCGGCTTTCCAAAATCTGACGGTCCACGCGATCGAGGCGCATCGGCTTTACGTGGTGGAGGTGCGGCATCCCGTCGAAGTGCCGGGCAGCGAACGCAGCCATCTGCAGCAATGGCTGACCAAGCGGTGCGGCTGGGTCGTCCGCGCGCCGGAGCTGGCAGGCGCCGGCTTGAAACTGGTCGGCGGGCGGCTGTTGCCGGGTTCCGCGGGTCCGGCGTCCTTCATGATGTATGAGAGCGCTTCGGGCGAACGTTTCACGATCTACACCGCAAAATCTGGCGCCGAGGCGACGCAGATGCGCTACGCGGCGGAAGGCAAGGAAAGCACGTTGTTCTGGGCCGATGACGGCGTCGTCTATGCCGTGGTGTCCACCGGCGTCGACCGGGGGCGGCTGACCCAGATCGCCCAAGCCGTCTACGACCAGATGGAGAAGAAGAGCTAA
- a CDS encoding J domain-containing protein has product MRDPYEVLGVPRGASAAAIKSAYRKLAKKHHPDNNKNDPKAAARFSEINSANEIIGDEDKRKQFDRGEIDAEGKPRFQGFGGGDPRGRPGGPGGFESYTFRTGGGPGGMSGGAGFEDILNSMFGGATRGGRPGGGRTFEFDTGGIGLDLDLSVAMTVSLEESVKGGEKRVRLPTGKELSVKIPAGVTAGQQIRLKGQGDTAPGHPPGDLLITISIAPHPFFKVDGSDLRLDLPVTLYEAVLGGKVRVPTLGSAVELSIPRNTSSGRIFRLKGKGLPKPGGTGDLFVTTRIILPDGNDSELEALMQKWRDGHPYNPRSDFG; this is encoded by the coding sequence ATGCGCGACCCCTATGAGGTCTTGGGGGTGCCGCGGGGCGCCAGCGCTGCGGCGATCAAGAGTGCCTATCGCAAGCTCGCCAAGAAGCATCACCCTGATAACAACAAGAACGATCCGAAGGCGGCTGCACGCTTTTCCGAGATCAATTCGGCCAACGAGATCATCGGCGACGAGGACAAGCGCAAGCAGTTCGACCGCGGCGAGATCGACGCCGAGGGCAAGCCGCGCTTTCAGGGCTTTGGCGGCGGCGACCCGCGCGGTCGCCCCGGTGGACCCGGCGGCTTTGAATCCTACACCTTCCGCACCGGGGGCGGCCCCGGTGGCATGAGCGGTGGTGCAGGCTTCGAGGATATCCTCAACAGCATGTTCGGCGGCGCGACCCGGGGCGGACGTCCTGGCGGCGGCCGGACCTTTGAATTCGACACTGGCGGGATCGGCCTTGACCTCGATCTGAGCGTCGCCATGACGGTATCGCTGGAAGAGTCCGTCAAAGGTGGAGAAAAGCGTGTTCGCCTGCCGACCGGCAAGGAGCTCAGCGTCAAGATCCCCGCAGGCGTCACCGCCGGCCAGCAGATCCGGCTGAAGGGGCAGGGCGACACCGCGCCGGGCCATCCGCCGGGTGATCTCCTGATTACGATCAGCATCGCGCCGCATCCCTTCTTCAAGGTCGACGGCAGCGATTTGCGGCTGGATCTGCCCGTTACGCTGTATGAGGCGGTGCTGGGCGGCAAGGTCCGCGTGCCGACCCTCGGCAGCGCAGTGGAACTCTCGATTCCGAGAAATACCTCCAGCGGCCGCATTTTCCGCCTCAAGGGCAAGGGGCTGCCCAAGCCCGGGGGAACCGGGGACCTGTTCGTCACCACCCGAATTATTTTGCCCGATGGGAACGATAGCGAACTTGAGGCATTGATGCAGAAATGGCGCGATGGCCATCCGTACAATCCGCGCAGCGATTTCGGCTGA
- a CDS encoding RT0821/Lpp0805 family surface protein translates to MTLILIGLGSGGCSLSRPDAYAKMNAPDVTGALGKQPGTAPAPTESDLAFARTAASDVLTKGDKDSSQPWENPETGARGSVTPLSQAYSAEDGRTCRDFLASYVNGQSESWLQGAACKAGQGRWEIHTIKPWTRG, encoded by the coding sequence ATGACGTTGATTTTGATCGGTCTCGGCTCGGGCGGCTGCAGCCTGTCGCGCCCCGACGCCTACGCCAAGATGAACGCTCCCGATGTCACGGGGGCGCTCGGCAAGCAACCGGGCACGGCGCCGGCGCCGACGGAGAGCGATCTCGCCTTTGCACGCACCGCCGCTTCCGATGTGCTGACCAAGGGCGACAAGGATTCCAGCCAGCCCTGGGAAAACCCGGAGACCGGCGCGCGCGGCTCGGTGACGCCGCTGTCGCAGGCCTATTCCGCGGAAGACGGACGCACTTGCCGGGATTTCCTGGCGAGCTACGTCAACGGCCAGTCGGAAAGCTGGCTGCAGGGTGCTGCCTGCAAGGCCGGCCAAGGCCGATGGGAAATCCACACGATCAAGCCCTGGACGAGGGGATAA
- the pdxH gene encoding pyridoxamine 5'-phosphate oxidase produces the protein MTDTTSIKHPTPLTSGDFTAAEEPFALFAEWFAEAVKSEPNDPNAMALATVDSDGLPDVRMVLMKGYDVDGFVFYSHIASQKGRELAANPKAALLFHWKSLRRQVRIRGNVSPVTAEEADAYFATRPKQAQIGAWASKQSQPLESRFAFEQAIALVAAKYVIGEVPRPPGWSGWRIHPTHFEFWHDRPFRLHDRIEFRRDAPDGVWSKVRLYP, from the coding sequence ATGACGGACACGACCTCCATCAAACACCCGACACCGTTAACATCGGGTGATTTTACCGCGGCCGAGGAACCGTTTGCGCTGTTCGCCGAGTGGTTTGCGGAAGCCGTGAAGTCCGAGCCGAACGATCCCAACGCGATGGCGCTGGCGACGGTCGACTCTGACGGGCTGCCGGATGTCCGGATGGTGCTGATGAAAGGCTATGATGTGGATGGTTTCGTGTTCTACAGCCACATCGCCAGCCAGAAGGGCCGCGAACTCGCCGCAAATCCTAAGGCGGCTTTACTATTTCACTGGAAGTCGTTGCGCCGTCAGGTCCGCATCCGCGGCAACGTGTCGCCGGTGACGGCTGAGGAAGCCGACGCCTATTTCGCCACGCGGCCGAAGCAGGCGCAGATCGGCGCCTGGGCCAGCAAGCAGTCGCAGCCGCTGGAAAGCCGCTTCGCCTTCGAGCAGGCGATCGCGCTAGTTGCCGCCAAATACGTCATCGGCGAAGTGCCGCGCCCGCCGGGCTGGAGCGGCTGGCGCATCCACCCCACACATTTCGAGTTCTGGCACGACCGCCCGTTCCGCCTGCACGACCGCATCGAATTCCGCCGCGATGCGCCGGACGGCGTGTGGTCTAAGGTGAGACTGTATCCCTGA